A region of the uncultured Bacteroides sp. genome:
GCTCGTCAATGTATTAGTTCTGGTCTTTATAAATTGATGCCAAGTACTGATGAGAGAAAGAAAGCATGGTTTAGAGGTGAAATACCTAGTGATCAAGAACAGTCTGGAAATTCAATGGTAAGCTACTGTCAACTAAAATTCAAAATGGCTGATGCTACAACACGTACTGGCGATTACCTTTTAATGAGGACTGAAGAGATGATACTTATTAAAGCTGAGGCTGAGTGCCATCTGGAACAGTATTCTGAGGCTCGTAAAACTATAGCTTTATTAGGAGATAAACGTGATTCTAATTTCGCAGCTCGGTTGGCTAGTCGTATAGATGCTTCAACTTATAATGCAGAGACAAATTCTCCTTTGGTAACATTGATGGACGAGATTTTATTCCAGCGCCGTGTAGAACTTTGGGGAGAAGCTGGTCGTATCTTTGATTTGCAACGTTTAGGACTTGGTTACAGTCGCGTTTATGAAGGCTCAAATCACACTCAAAAGGTATCAACAAAGAATACAGGCATTGCTTCTCCTTTATTTATTTTACCATTGCCTCAATCAGAATTTGATGGGAACGAAAGTCTCACTAAAAATGATCAAAACCCAATTGTACTTTAATAATTAAGAGAATATGAAAAAAAATATATTTAGACTTCTATTCGTTTTGGCAGTCTGTGCTTCAGCTTTAACATCTTGTAATACAGATGCAGAAGGTGCCCTTTATAGTAGTGGAGACAAGGTGGATGTGGCTTTTGCATCGACTCAACAGAATGTTGATATGGTCGCTTCTGATAATGGTAAAATAAAGATTACTGTTTATCGCGGAAATTCTTCAAGTGCCGTTTCAGTTCCGGTTACTTTGGATAAAAACACTTTAGCAGGTGGTATTTTCGCTTTGGAAAATTCAAAAGTAGAATTTAAGGCAGGAGAAAATATTGCTTATGCTGTTCTTAATTATGGCAACTTTGATAAAATATCCCCTACTAGCCAATATTCTATTACTCTGTCAATTGCTGATTCTACTCAACTTTCTCCATCTGAAATAGATCAAATCACAATTAAAGCGCAGCGTAAATTAACATGGAAAAGTATTGGCGCAAGTCATTATTATTCCAGCTTATTTGGAGATTGGGATCAGCCTGTTGAAAAAGCTGATGAAGGTAATATCTATCGTTTGTCAGATTGTATTACTAAGGATTACCCTTTGATTTTTGCATTGACAGATGATGGTCAAAATCTAGCAAGTTATGCTATTCAACCTACAGGATATAAAAACGCCACTTATGGTATGGTATATTATGTAATTAAAGCATTTAGTCGAGATGGCAATAGATTAAACTTTCAATTTAAACCATGTGTAATTTATAATGGGAAGTATGCTCAATTATTTGATACAACGCAAGATTATTTAGACTTACCTTAATAAAGATAAATAGAAACTTTATTTAAGAGGATATCTATTTTAGGTATCCTCTTATTTTTTTAATGTAGTCCATATGAAAAAAATAGTAATTTTCCTTTTTTTATCTTTTTGTTTAGCTATTAGCAGTGGGGCAAAACCTCGAGCTCAGCAAGAAATCCTTTCTATTGCAAAAAGTTATTTCTCTCAACAAGGTAAAATAATATCAATGAAGAGTTCGCCTGTAGAACCTAAAATAGTAGCTACGTCTTCTTCTCTTCATTTAGTTAACAACAAATTATTATCTCAAATATCTGAGTATTTCTATATTTATGAAGAGACAAATAGAGGATTTATTATTATTTCAGCAGATGATCGTATTAAACCGATACTTGGATATTCTGATCGTGGGTCATTCGATCTTAATAATATTCCAGACAATATGCGTGAATGGTTGGGGACGTATGTGCAAGAGATAGAATCAATATTTAGTACTTCTGCTAGTAGTCCGTTAGGACATGGCTCATATACAATCCAAAGAACTTCTTTCCCTCCGTCTGTAGTTCCATTACTTGGAACTATTCAATGGAATCAAAGCGCACCTTATAATAATTTATGTCCTGCTTATCAAAATACTAAGACTGTTACAGGATGCGTAGCTACAGCGATGGCTCAAATTATGAAGTATTATAATTATCCGGAAGTAGGGAAATATTCTAAAAATTATACTACAGAAAGTACTAAGATTGATTGTTATGCTGATTTTACTTCTGAAAACTACCAATGGAATAAGATGCTTGCTGCGTATGGTTCAGTCTATACAGTTGAGAATGCAAATGCAGTTGCTACTTTGATGTATCATTGTGGAGTAGCTGTTTCTATGGATTATAATATCTCTGCTAATGGAGGCAGTTCTGCTAGTGCAACAAGTATACCTAGCGCTTTTATTAACTATTTTTTGTATGATTCTAATTTGCAGCTATATAAACGTGATTACTATGCATATAGTGATTGGATGTCGCTTATAAAGAAAGAAATTAGTGAAAGCCGTCCAATACTATACACTGGTCAGTCAACAAATGCTGGTCATGCATTTGTCCTTGATGGATATGATACACAGGATCTTGTGCACATAAACTGGGGGTGGGGAGGCTCATGTAATGGCTATTTTGAAATTAGTGCACTCGATCCTGATACCCCTGGTATTGGGGGGGGGGATAGTGGCTATAATTCAGGACAGTATATGGTGATAGGAATTCAAAAGCCAAATGTAAATAGTAAATATGTATCTCAATTTGGTTTGGGGGTTCCTGTAACAGTAAGCTCTAATTCTATTGCTCGCAGTGGTAGTTTCACTTTTATTGCTAAAAGTATTTATAATATGGGTACCACTTTTTCTGGCTCTGTTGGACTAGTCCTGTTTAAAGATGGTCAATTTGTTAGTACAGTTGGTACGCCTCAAACTATTGAGAATTTGAAGATACTGTATGGGCCTACTGGAGGGTATTCTTTTATGGGAGTAAAAATCCCTACGGGAATAGCTCCTGGAAGCTATCAGCTATATATTGCATCAAAAGATAAAAGAGAAACGGATTGGTCTCCTGCTAGAATTGAATCAGGAAAGCGCAATTATTATAATGTGTATATAACAGATTCTGGAATAATATTTTCTGATCCCGATTTTAGCTCTAATCTAAATGTTAAATCTGTATTGTTAACAAATAAGTTGTATTCAAATAAGACGGGTAATTATAGTATGAAAGTAAAAAATGGATCAAAAGAGTTTAATTCATCTATTGGCTTATTGCTTCAATCGGTTATAAATCCAGATGATAAAACTTTGCTTGCTTCTACTATAGCTTATGTTGGGGCAAATGAGGAAAAAGAAATTTCTTTGAAAGGGAAAGTGGCTGTTGTTTCTGGTGAATATAAAATTTTACCTGTATATTCGTTTGATCAAGAAACTTGGACTGATTTAACTTATTCTGAAAATAAGACTACAACAGTTTTTGCTGAACCTACAGGAATCATTGATTTATCTTTATCAGTCCCTATTTCATTCGAGAAAAGTACTATTGAACTTGGCGATCCATTAATACTGACTGCTAAAATCAAGAATAAGGGAACTGTTTATGATAATGATCTTGCAGTTGCTATTTTTGAGGTCAATGGTTCTTCATCTAGTGTTGATGTGTTAAAGAAAACTGTTTTTATTGATACAGATGAAGAACAAACGGTTGTTTTTTCTGCTGTTCCGAATGTCTCAAAAGGTAATTATCAAATTTCTTTACGCTATTTTGCAAATAATAGCTTTGGAAATATACCTTCACCTAAAGAGTATGGGGCTGGAAATTTCACTGTTGTCGATAAACCAACTGGAATATTTAGTCAAATAGATGAAATGATGTTTTCTTTGTATCCTGTACCAGCAAAAGATGTTATTTGTATTCATGGAAAGGATGATATTATGCAAATTGACTTATTTAATTCTTCTGGTATTCTGATAAAACAAATTTTCAGAAATGAAGTAAATGGGAAAGAGTATATATTACCACTTCTTGGTCTACAAGCAGGGCTGTATATTGTACGAATTCAGACTGCTAATGGCATGTTTTCCAGGAAATTCACTAAAATAAATGAATAAAATAGTCTATAATTGTTTTTAATTATGAAGGGAGTTAAATCGTTAGATTTAACTCCCTTATTGGTTTAATTAAAAAGATTACTAAAAAAGAGCATCTTTATCATTAAAAAGCTTGTTTTCACTTAGTTTTATAACTTTACCAAACTTTTTCAAATCATCTGTTTTAATATTTTTCGGATTTCCCATAATGGCGATACCTATAGAATGGCCTTTGATATTCTTTAGATAGAAGCTGTAAATGTCATCAAAGGTAAGAGCATCTATTTTAGATAAGTTCTCTTTTGCTGGATCTTCTGTATATCCAAGCTTTTTGTAACTCTCATATACTCTTGCTTTGTATCTGAAATCAGGATGAGTTGTTAATACTTCTTGACGTAAGTAGCTTTTGATATTTTCCATACGTTCAGGATTTTTAGGCATATCATTCAATAAACCCATGAAAACAGAAAGTGCATCGATTGCTTTATCATTTTGGGTTCCTATATTTCCGGAAAAATAAGTTGGCTTATCTTTCAATCCTGTGCTTCCTACATATGCACCTGCTGTATATGCCATTGAACGTTTCTCCCTAATTTCATTTAATACAAGTCCATTGAATCCTCCAGAGAAATACTGATTAAATGCATCTCGTAATACATCATCTTTTTTATCATAATTCTCTCCTGGCATAAAAAACAATATCTGACTTTGCTCAGCATCGGAATTTGGCAGGAAGTAAACCGTGTTCTCAGAATATGTTGCAAAGTCTTTCACTATAGGTGACTTGCTTTCCTTTTCGTTAGCCACTAAAGGTAGATTCTTACTTAATATATCATATACTTGATCAAAGTCCATATTGCCAACGTAATAGATTTCTGCTTCATAATTAGATGCGCGGTTTATATCGCCAGTAAGTTCTGCAATTTGAAGTTCATATACTTCTTTGTCTGTTAGATCTTGAATATAATCTGATTTATTTTGATATTTTAGGTACTCATTTAAAGCCGCAGTAAGAATCTGACTATTTTGTTTTTGAACAGATCGGCCTCCAAGTGCACTTCCTTTTAGTTGACTTAATTGCTTATCATCAAGTTTTGGCATTAATATTTGTCGGGATAGTAACTGACATGCTTGAGTTAAAGTATTATCGTACCCTCTCAATGTTATATTTAAATAGCTATCATTCGCTTGTACATCGCAAGTCGCATTTAATTTACTAAACTCTTTTTTTAGTTCTTGCGCATCGTATGAACCCATAATTCCTGCATTATTCATTAAAGAAGCAGCATAACCTAATTTTGGGAAAACTTCTGTTCCAGCTCCATAGCGAATTTGAAGACTAAATACATTGTTTTCTGTGTTTCTTGTATAATATAGTTTTGAACGTTCATTTATTTTCTTTATTTGAACATCATCAAAATTCATAAATTTTTCTTCAACTTGTCCTATTGGTAAATGTTTGAATTGCGATGCATATAGAGATGATTGACCAACAGGTGCTTCTACTGGTTTATATTTTGGTTTTTCTATTTTGCCTTCTTTACTCGGTTTACCTTTTTCAATATATAGGGCAAGGTAATTGTCGGATAAGTACTTTTTTGCTACTTTCTTTATATCGTCAATGGTAACAGCCATTACTTTGTCTTTGTATCCCAAAGCATCTCCTAAATCTTGTTCATTAATAAATGCATTCAGCAAAATATCGGCTTTGGTTGAGTTATTCTCCATTTTCAAGTCAAAGTCACGGCACATATTTGCTTTAACTGCATTAATAACCCAATCTTCAATATCTCCGTTTGCAACTTTTTGTATAGCTTTAATTATCTTTTTCTCAGTCCCTTTGTTTGACTCAAAAAGTTTTTGATTTTCATCATATAATGGAATAGCAGTAATAATGCAACGTCCTTGTTCTCGCAATGATGCTAATGATGCTGAGCCTCCTCCAATATCTCCGTCAATTGTTAATTTGTCAAGAGTTCCGGTTAAACCTGAGTTTTGAAGTAACTCCATTGTTATTTCCAATGGAATTTCATCGGGATTTCCACTTTTAACGCCTTGATATACAAGATGCACGCTAGGGTTATGTCCTACCTTTGCTATATATTGCTTACGGCCACTAATGTTAAGGTTTGGATAAGTTTTACGCTCTGGCATAGTCTTCTTCTCTAATTGACCAAATGTGGCAGCAATACGGGCACTGATTTGTTTAGCATTAACATTTCCTGCTATAATAAGTACCATATTGTCTGGAGTGTACCAGTTATTATAAAAATCAATAAGTTTGCTTATTCTTGGATTTTTTAAATGCTCTCCTAAGCCTATAACAGGACGTGAATATGGATGTCCTTCAAAGGATTTTTCCAGAATGAAACTATTTATAGCACTTCCAGGGTTATCTTTTGAACGATTGTATTCTTCGTAAACAGTTTCCAACTCTGTTTGAAAAGTACGAAACACTGGGTGAATAAAACGTTGAGAAGATATTTCTAACCATTTGTTTAATTGAAATGCGGGAAATGAGTTATAAAACATTGTTAAATCATAGCTAGTTCCGGCATTCAACTCTTTCCCACCCATGCTTTCCATTAGGTTTGAGAATTCACTGGATACACTGATCTTTCCGGCTTGAACTGTAAGATCATTAATTTCTTTGTTGATGGCATCCTTTTTTACAGGATCATTTGTCTCTGCCATCTCATCGTACTTTTGCACAATTTTTTTGTAGATAGGCTCTTCTGCCCCCCAATTTAAAGCACCGATCTTATCAGTTCCCTTAAACAATAAATGTTCCAGGTAATGAGCAAGACCTGTGTATTGTTCAGGATCATTTATAGATCCGGCTCTAACACCGACAAGGCCATATACGTCAGACTTTGTATTGTCTTCCCATATGTATACAGAAAGACCGTTCTTTAATTTAAACGCCTTCAATCCCTGGGAATATAATGGCATAGAGATTATAAATGCGAAAAAATAAATGTAGAATTTTAGATGTCTCATAATTTAATTTTATTGTATTTGTTGCAAAAATAGATTATATTATCAAATATAGCAAGAAATATCTGTGATATTTATTTATACTTTTAAAATCAGGCTAAATAAATTTATAATGTTTTATACATAGCTGTTATACTGATTATTATTTAAATATTACTCAGTCTGTATTATTTTTATTTATTTATTAATATGTCATATATAAATAATTGTGAGCTAGTTATAAAAAAATATATGTGTTGCTACAATTTACTTTTAAATTCTCTCGAATATATCTAGATAGTAAATTTGTGTTAATTCGTCTATACGTTACTCTTTTTCTAATAAAATGTATGCCTTATAATATATATCCTGAAATATGCAGGATTTTGAATGTAAACAGTGGCCGATTATTGAGATTTAATAAATATCATTCAGGTTCAAAGAATATTCGGAAATTTATCGCTAATGTATACACAGATATATTCTATATAATAGTGCTTCAAACATCTATAGTGAATAAATTAAAAAGGATGAGTAGGTGATTGTTTATTATTAGAAAGCTCCTCGGACTTATTAAGATTCTTTTAGTTACTGCATTTCTTTCTTTCGCTGGATTTATTTTACATTTCAATATTTTGAAGGCTTGTTGATTGCATTCTATTTGAATATGTATTTGAGTTTTAACTATATACGGTAAATAATCAAAAGTCCGCATGAAATTGTGGTATTAAAACAATATTTAACGTATAAGCACTTATTTTTTAATATTATACTAAATAATCTTTATATAACAAGATTTTTAACCAATAATTGAAGGTGCTTATTTGCAAATTTTAATCTTAAATATTATTTTGTATCAATCTAAAGGTCTATTATTTATGGAATTAATGCAGTTAAAATAATACTTAAAAGTATAGTCTCTCTTTTTGTATTTATTAGGTGAAATATTATTGTCTGTATTTTAATCGTAAAGTGATTGTTTTTTTAATATATTAAGATATACCAATAATCTATTTTATATTCTAAGTCTGACAAAAATGAATTGTTATAATGTCTTTTATTGCTCATTATAAGTATTTTATATATTTGTCTTGTTGTCTCTAGATTATGCTGAACCTCTTATTGCAATCAAATATCTGATAAAAATATATAATTAATATTGAATTATATTTTATTTTAAATCATAATAATAAATTTATTTAATATGCTGTAAATGAATTTATTATTATATAGATACATGTAATGATATGTCTATTTTGTATTAGTCTTATAGAATCATTTTGATGAATTTTTATCGTATAATTAATCAGAAAGGACAAAATCTGTATTAAAATATTGCATTAAGATATGCAATTGTTAAATGTCTAAATGTTTTAATGATAGTAATATGCCTTAATTTTTAATTATATGTTTTTTATTTGGTGGTATCAATATCAAAACGAGATAAAATGACTCTAATTTAAAGAAATTAGTTTTTTATTTACTTTTTATTCATACCTTTGCAAAATGTTAGAGTAAAGTAAGTATAATTATGAAATTAAACTTTAAGAGAGAATTTATGAAAAAAAGATTAATGCTGTTATTGACATGCCTTTTTGTAGGTATCAGTCTAGTAACTGCCCAAAATCAGAAAGTAACAGGAGTTGTTATTTCAAAAGAGGATGGGCAACCGGTTGTTGGAGCGTCTATTTTAGTAAAAGGAACAACTTTAGGGTCTATTACTGATTTGGATGGTAAATTTGTTTTGCCTAAAGTTCCAAGTTCTGCAAAATCTTTAGTAGTCTCATTTATAGGTATGAAGACTGCTGAAGTTGCACTAAAGCCAACTTTGAGTATCGTTCTTGAATCAGATGCAAGAGTTGTTAGCGAAATTGTAGTAACTGCTATGGGTATTTCTCGTGAAAAGAAATCTCTTGGATATGCAGTTCAAGAAGTTAAATCAGAGGAATTGACGAAAGTTGGGCAAATGAATGTTGCAAATTCATTATCTGGTAAAGTTGCAGGTGTGCAAATTGCTTCTGCCGGAGGTGCTATTGGTGCTTCATCACGTATAACAATACGTGGTAATAGTTCATTTGGTAGCAATGAGCCTTTAATTGTAGTTGATGGAGTGCCTATTGCTAATGATCAATATTCAAACACAATGAACAGTGATGGAAAAGGCGGATCTGTTGATATGGGCTCTGGACTTTATGATATTAACCCAGATGATATAGAATCCGTTTCTGTATTGAAAGGTGGTTCTGCTGCTCTTTATGGTATGCGTGCTGGTAAAGGTGTAATTCTTATAACTACTAAAAGTGGTAAAAAAAAGGATAAAGGAATAACTGTACAATATGATGGGAATTTTAGTGTTGATCAGGTTTACAACATTATGCCTCTGCAAAATAAGTATGGACAAGGATCTTTGGGTGATGAGTATTTTTATAGTCAAGCTAAAGCAGACGGATATAAAGGTACTTATCAGGACTATGCTATAGGTGGATATGATTCTGGTTATGGTTTTAATTATAACGGTGTAAATAACCAAAAGGATGAGAGTTGGGGTCCTCGTTTAGATATTGGATTAAAAGTTCCTCAGTATAATTCACCTTATAAGAATGGCGCATATACAGCTACTGATTGGATTTCACATCCTAATAATGTGAAAGACTTCTTTACAACAGGTTATTCTTTAAATCATAATGTCTCTTTTGCAACACAATCTGAGAAATCTTCTACTCGTGTGTCTTTGGGATATCGTGATCAGAAAGGTACAGTTCCAAATACGGACCAAAAAAGATACAACGGACAGTTAAAGACAACAATGGACTTTAATAAGTATGTAAGCTATGACTTGTCTATGGATTATACTCGTACAGAAAGTGATAACTTGCCTGTATCTGGTTATGGACCTAGCAATCCTCTTCAATCTTTGCTTCAGTGGTTTGGACGTCAGGTAGATATTAAAGATCTTAAGGCTCATTGGCAAGATTATGACGTTAATGGTAATCATTACAACTGGAATACAGCATATCATGCTAATCCGTTTTGGACTGTTAACAAGAATACGAATGGTTATGAACGTAATCGTTTGTTTGGAAAAACATCTTTATATATTAAACCGTTAAGCTATTTGAAGTTTGAAGGTAGGCTGGGATTTGATTATTATGACACTAAACAAAATTCTGTAGTTGCGTCTAGTCCCGATTATCTGGGTGGATATTTTAGATTAAACAATCAAACTCAGTCAGAGATAAATGCTGATTTCGTTGGTTACTTTGATAAAACATATGGTGATTTATCAGTTAATGCTTTGGCCGGAGCTAATTACCGAAATGTAAAATGGCAATCTGCCGGTTTAGGTGCTGATGATTTGACTATTCCAGAGTTGTACACTATTTCAAATGTAAAAGGTAGTCCGGTTACTACTATGGACCATTCATGGATTCGTTCAAACAGTGTTTACGGACAAGCTTCTTTGGGATATAAAGGAATGGCTTATGTAGACATGAGTGCCCGTCAGGACTGGAGTTCAACAATTAAGGATGCATTTTTCTATCCATCAGTTAGTGTAAGCTGGATTCCTACTGCAACATTTAATTCATTACAGTCTGATGTATTGAATTATTTGAAGATACGTGCAAGCTGGGCTAAAATTGGTTCTGCTACAGAAGCATATCGTACTACTGCATACTTTACATCTGAAGATAATACATTTAATGGGGTTTCACAATTCCATCTTCCTGCAACTTATCCTGCAACAAATCTTAAGCCGGAAAGCGTTATAACAAAGGAAATAGGTCTTGAAGCTGCTTTCTTCCAGAAGCGCTTAACTCTTGATATGGCATATTACTCAAAGAAAACAACTAACCAGATTATGAATGTTGCTGTTTCCAGAGCTACTGGTCATAATTCAATGTTGGTTAATGCCGGTGAAATTGCTAACAAAGGTTTAGAAATTCAGTTAAGTGGAGATATTATTAAAAATGCGAAAGGCTTTAACTGGAATGTATCTTTAAACTGGGCAAAGGATAGAAGTAAGATCAATAGCCTATATGAAGATTTGCAGTCTTATACTCTCGGATCAGACTGGAGTACCTATGTTTATGCTATTCCTGGACAAAGCTGGGGAAGTATTTATGCAAAAGGAATGGTTAGAAATGATAAAGGTGAAGTTGTAATTGGCGCTAATGGACTTCCTAAATTGCAATCAAATATGAAGTTAGGAGATGTAGCTCCAGATTGGACAGGTGGTTTACGTAGTGAACTTTCTTACAAAAATCTAAGCTTTGGTTTCTTGCTTGATATGCGTAAAGGTGGTGACATGTTTAGTGTATCAGAAATGTTTGGAGCTTACACCGGTATATTAGACTTTACAGCAAAGGGCGATATCCGTGAAAGAGCTATAGTAGTTGGTAAAGATGTTATGACAGGATATAAATGTGTTACAGCAGATGGTAAGACCAATACTATCGGTGTATCTGCTCAGGATTTTTATGAATCATATTATTCTAACCATGAGTTAAGTGTGTTTGATGGTTCATACTTGAAATTGCGTGAATTGCATCTTACATATACATTTCCAAAAGCATTGTTAGCTAAAACAAAATGTATTAAAGCAGCTAATGTGTCTCTAATCGGAAGTAATCTTGCTATTTTATGGGTTTCTTCTTCAAACAAATCACACATTGACCCTGAGTCAACTGAATCTAACGGAAATGCAGGCGTAGG
Encoded here:
- a CDS encoding thiol protease/hemagglutinin PrtT, whose amino-acid sequence is MKKIVIFLFLSFCLAISSGAKPRAQQEILSIAKSYFSQQGKIISMKSSPVEPKIVATSSSLHLVNNKLLSQISEYFYIYEETNRGFIIISADDRIKPILGYSDRGSFDLNNIPDNMREWLGTYVQEIESIFSTSASSPLGHGSYTIQRTSFPPSVVPLLGTIQWNQSAPYNNLCPAYQNTKTVTGCVATAMAQIMKYYNYPEVGKYSKNYTTESTKIDCYADFTSENYQWNKMLAAYGSVYTVENANAVATLMYHCGVAVSMDYNISANGGSSASATSIPSAFINYFLYDSNLQLYKRDYYAYSDWMSLIKKEISESRPILYTGQSTNAGHAFVLDGYDTQDLVHINWGWGGSCNGYFEISALDPDTPGIGGGDSGYNSGQYMVIGIQKPNVNSKYVSQFGLGVPVTVSSNSIARSGSFTFIAKSIYNMGTTFSGSVGLVLFKDGQFVSTVGTPQTIENLKILYGPTGGYSFMGVKIPTGIAPGSYQLYIASKDKRETDWSPARIESGKRNYYNVYITDSGIIFSDPDFSSNLNVKSVLLTNKLYSNKTGNYSMKVKNGSKEFNSSIGLLLQSVINPDDKTLLASTIAYVGANEEKEISLKGKVAVVSGEYKILPVYSFDQETWTDLTYSENKTTTVFAEPTGIIDLSLSVPISFEKSTIELGDPLILTAKIKNKGTVYDNDLAVAIFEVNGSSSSVDVLKKTVFIDTDEEQTVVFSAVPNVSKGNYQISLRYFANNSFGNIPSPKEYGAGNFTVVDKPTGIFSQIDEMMFSLYPVPAKDVICIHGKDDIMQIDLFNSSGILIKQIFRNEVNGKEYILPLLGLQAGLYIVRIQTANGMFSRKFTKINE
- a CDS encoding insulinase family protein, with product MRHLKFYIYFFAFIISMPLYSQGLKAFKLKNGLSVYIWEDNTKSDVYGLVGVRAGSINDPEQYTGLAHYLEHLLFKGTDKIGALNWGAEEPIYKKIVQKYDEMAETNDPVKKDAINKEINDLTVQAGKISVSSEFSNLMESMGGKELNAGTSYDLTMFYNSFPAFQLNKWLEISSQRFIHPVFRTFQTELETVYEEYNRSKDNPGSAINSFILEKSFEGHPYSRPVIGLGEHLKNPRISKLIDFYNNWYTPDNMVLIIAGNVNAKQISARIAATFGQLEKKTMPERKTYPNLNISGRKQYIAKVGHNPSVHLVYQGVKSGNPDEIPLEITMELLQNSGLTGTLDKLTIDGDIGGGSASLASLREQGRCIITAIPLYDENQKLFESNKGTEKKIIKAIQKVANGDIEDWVINAVKANMCRDFDLKMENNSTKADILLNAFINEQDLGDALGYKDKVMAVTIDDIKKVAKKYLSDNYLALYIEKGKPSKEGKIEKPKYKPVEAPVGQSSLYASQFKHLPIGQVEEKFMNFDDVQIKKINERSKLYYTRNTENNVFSLQIRYGAGTEVFPKLGYAASLMNNAGIMGSYDAQELKKEFSKLNATCDVQANDSYLNITLRGYDNTLTQACQLLSRQILMPKLDDKQLSQLKGSALGGRSVQKQNSQILTAALNEYLKYQNKSDYIQDLTDKEVYELQIAELTGDINRASNYEAEIYYVGNMDFDQVYDILSKNLPLVANEKESKSPIVKDFATYSENTVYFLPNSDAEQSQILFFMPGENYDKKDDVLRDAFNQYFSGGFNGLVLNEIREKRSMAYTAGAYVGSTGLKDKPTYFSGNIGTQNDKAIDALSVFMGLLNDMPKNPERMENIKSYLRQEVLTTHPDFRYKARVYESYKKLGYTEDPAKENLSKIDALTFDDIYSFYLKNIKGHSIGIAIMGNPKNIKTDDLKKFGKVIKLSENKLFNDKDALF
- a CDS encoding SusC/RagA family TonB-linked outer membrane protein, giving the protein MKKRLMLLLTCLFVGISLVTAQNQKVTGVVISKEDGQPVVGASILVKGTTLGSITDLDGKFVLPKVPSSAKSLVVSFIGMKTAEVALKPTLSIVLESDARVVSEIVVTAMGISREKKSLGYAVQEVKSEELTKVGQMNVANSLSGKVAGVQIASAGGAIGASSRITIRGNSSFGSNEPLIVVDGVPIANDQYSNTMNSDGKGGSVDMGSGLYDINPDDIESVSVLKGGSAALYGMRAGKGVILITTKSGKKKDKGITVQYDGNFSVDQVYNIMPLQNKYGQGSLGDEYFYSQAKADGYKGTYQDYAIGGYDSGYGFNYNGVNNQKDESWGPRLDIGLKVPQYNSPYKNGAYTATDWISHPNNVKDFFTTGYSLNHNVSFATQSEKSSTRVSLGYRDQKGTVPNTDQKRYNGQLKTTMDFNKYVSYDLSMDYTRTESDNLPVSGYGPSNPLQSLLQWFGRQVDIKDLKAHWQDYDVNGNHYNWNTAYHANPFWTVNKNTNGYERNRLFGKTSLYIKPLSYLKFEGRLGFDYYDTKQNSVVASSPDYLGGYFRLNNQTQSEINADFVGYFDKTYGDLSVNALAGANYRNVKWQSAGLGADDLTIPELYTISNVKGSPVTTMDHSWIRSNSVYGQASLGYKGMAYVDMSARQDWSSTIKDAFFYPSVSVSWIPTATFNSLQSDVLNYLKIRASWAKIGSATEAYRTTAYFTSEDNTFNGVSQFHLPATYPATNLKPESVITKEIGLEAAFFQKRLTLDMAYYSKKTTNQIMNVAVSRATGHNSMLVNAGEIANKGLEIQLSGDIIKNAKGFNWNVSLNWAKDRSKINSLYEDLQSYTLGSDWSTYVYAIPGQSWGSIYAKGMVRNDKGEVVIGANGLPKLQSNMKLGDVAPDWTGGLRSELSYKNLSFGFLLDMRKGGDMFSVSEMFGAYTGILDFTAKGDIRERAIVVGKDVMTGYKCVTADGKTNTIGVSAQDFYESYYSNHELSVFDGSYLKLRELHLTYTFPKALLAKTKCIKAANVSLIGSNLAILWVSSSNKSHIDPESTESNGNAGVGLESNSYPPSRSFGIKLGLTF